One window from the genome of Puniceicoccus vermicola encodes:
- a CDS encoding FGGY family pentulose kinase: protein MDYFIGIDVGTGSARAGLFDENGRLIANQSRSIQTWRPGPNFVEQSSDDIWEAICTCTREVVAESSVNPTEIKGIGFDATCSLVLVDADGKPVTASPDGDDRQNIIVWMDHRALAETERINSSGDFSVFSFVGGKISPEMQTPKLLWLKNHLPESWRRTRHFFDLPDFLTFRATGSTTRSLCSTTCKWTYLAHEAAEGRSGWQEDFFRAIGLKDLAEEDFARIGTEILPMGEPVGQGLTETAASELGLVPGTAVGVSIIDAHAGGIGMIGMPDKSEGPTPADLENRLALIGGTSSCHMVASPEMRPIPGVWGPYFSSMIPGLWLNEGGQSATGALVDHIIFNHGATEAMIQASKEAGITPYEVLNDKLAELAVGGPLEELTADLHVCPYFHGNRSPRANPHLVGMISGLHLSAELTDLALLYLATIQAIAYGTRHIVEAMNASGYAIDTLVCCGGGTKNPVFLQQHADITQCKLILPAEPEAVILGSAMLGAVASGNCSSVQEAMAQMSRPGKIIDPQTESSTYHDAKYRVFHRLYEDQLAYQSLIKDSVARKTEN from the coding sequence GTGGACTACTTTATTGGAATTGATGTGGGAACCGGCAGTGCCCGTGCCGGTCTCTTTGACGAAAATGGTCGTTTGATCGCGAATCAAAGCCGCTCCATCCAAACATGGCGGCCCGGGCCCAACTTTGTCGAACAATCGTCCGACGATATTTGGGAAGCAATCTGCACCTGCACGCGCGAGGTAGTTGCGGAATCCTCAGTGAATCCGACAGAGATCAAGGGCATCGGATTCGACGCCACCTGCTCGCTTGTCCTAGTCGACGCCGACGGGAAACCCGTTACTGCGAGCCCTGACGGTGACGACCGACAAAACATCATCGTTTGGATGGACCACCGTGCTCTTGCCGAAACGGAACGCATCAATAGTTCGGGGGACTTTTCGGTCTTCTCGTTCGTGGGAGGCAAGATCTCTCCGGAGATGCAGACGCCCAAACTCCTTTGGTTGAAAAATCACCTTCCCGAGTCCTGGCGACGCACTCGGCATTTCTTCGACTTGCCCGACTTCCTGACCTTCCGCGCCACTGGCTCAACGACGCGCTCCCTCTGCTCGACCACTTGCAAGTGGACCTATCTGGCCCATGAGGCCGCTGAAGGACGAAGCGGTTGGCAGGAAGACTTTTTTCGGGCCATCGGCCTCAAAGACCTCGCGGAAGAAGACTTTGCCCGGATCGGCACTGAAATCCTGCCCATGGGAGAACCTGTCGGTCAAGGATTGACGGAAACGGCTGCGTCCGAACTCGGTCTGGTTCCCGGAACGGCTGTCGGAGTTTCCATCATCGACGCCCATGCGGGAGGCATTGGGATGATCGGGATGCCGGACAAGAGCGAAGGTCCCACCCCCGCCGACTTGGAGAATCGCCTCGCCCTCATCGGCGGAACCTCCTCCTGCCACATGGTCGCCTCGCCGGAAATGCGCCCAATTCCCGGCGTCTGGGGCCCCTACTTTTCCTCGATGATCCCCGGCCTCTGGCTCAACGAGGGAGGCCAATCCGCCACTGGCGCTCTGGTCGATCACATCATCTTCAACCACGGCGCTACCGAGGCCATGATTCAGGCATCCAAGGAGGCGGGGATCACTCCGTATGAGGTATTGAACGACAAGCTTGCGGAGCTCGCCGTTGGTGGCCCCTTGGAAGAGTTGACCGCCGACCTCCATGTCTGTCCCTATTTCCACGGCAACCGCTCCCCAAGGGCCAACCCCCACTTGGTCGGAATGATCTCCGGACTGCATCTTTCGGCAGAACTCACCGACCTCGCCCTTCTTTATCTGGCTACGATCCAAGCCATCGCCTATGGCACTCGCCATATCGTCGAAGCGATGAATGCGAGCGGATATGCGATCGACACTCTTGTCTGCTGTGGCGGAGGAACTAAAAATCCGGTCTTCCTCCAGCAGCACGCCGACATTACCCAGTGCAAATTGATTCTCCCGGCAGAGCCCGAAGCCGTAATTCTGGGATCGGCGATGCTCGGAGCTGTGGCCTCAGGGAACTGTTCCAGTGTCCAGGAAGCCATGGCCCAAATGTCCCGACCCGG
- a CDS encoding helix-turn-helix domain-containing protein: protein MGVLASNDIPGRSLCELCRNAGIRVPEAVAVLGVDNDESECRMSFPTLSSIDIPAEAVGRTAMESLAKLMKGGQPPPAATFLPPVGLIARSSTDWLAPRDPILGKALQIIEEESDRGIGVEAVCESLGVSRRNLERRFRSELGIGVHERIQTVQVARAKRLLLESNLRISEVAERTGFGNLRRFDRVFRQVEGCQPSEYRRLR, encoded by the coding sequence GTGGGGGTTCTAGCCTCCAATGACATCCCCGGCCGTTCTCTTTGCGAGCTTTGCCGCAATGCCGGGATCCGAGTCCCGGAGGCAGTGGCGGTGCTGGGTGTGGACAACGATGAATCGGAGTGTCGGATGAGTTTTCCGACCCTTTCCAGCATTGATATTCCGGCCGAGGCGGTGGGCAGGACCGCAATGGAATCGCTGGCCAAGCTTATGAAAGGGGGGCAACCTCCACCGGCGGCGACATTTCTGCCACCGGTCGGCCTGATCGCTCGCAGTTCGACCGATTGGCTGGCACCCCGCGATCCGATTCTCGGAAAAGCCCTTCAAATCATCGAGGAAGAATCCGACCGTGGGATAGGCGTGGAGGCGGTTTGCGAATCACTGGGCGTCTCCCGGAGAAACCTCGAACGACGCTTCCGCTCGGAACTCGGCATCGGCGTTCATGAGCGGATCCAGACGGTTCAGGTGGCTCGGGCAAAACGATTGTTGCTGGAATCCAATCTGAGGATCAGCGAGGTCGCGGAGCGCACGGGGTTCGGGAATTTGAGACGCTTCGATCGAGTCTTCCGTCAGGTCGAGGGATGTCAGCCTTCGGAGTATCGACGGCTGCGCTGA
- a CDS encoding DUF1559 domain-containing protein: MKAKTPPFNGFTLIELLTVIAIVGLLAAIVVPTVGSLRENARNTQCLNNLRQLGVATKLYANDHGNRLPTLNYTYVSDLWPYLDAGEGEAPALSGAGFPERLRGTAFECPAMDFDEGVTSLRSYGVNSFLRSYYLKGGDDNKDYSDSPLLLVRQPEKVVLFADTYGSSNLSHARWKAASERHGGHVNSVFADGHVEQVAGDDPEPNTYNSVFWRGKDI, encoded by the coding sequence GTGAAGGCGAAGACACCCCCCTTTAACGGATTTACCCTGATTGAATTGTTGACGGTTATCGCGATTGTTGGGCTGCTGGCGGCGATTGTAGTTCCCACTGTCGGCTCTCTCCGCGAGAACGCGCGCAACACGCAGTGTTTGAACAATCTGCGTCAGCTCGGCGTAGCGACCAAGCTTTATGCCAACGACCACGGCAATCGATTGCCGACGTTGAATTACACCTACGTTTCCGATCTCTGGCCCTATCTGGATGCCGGGGAGGGCGAGGCTCCGGCATTGTCGGGGGCCGGGTTTCCGGAGCGACTGCGGGGGACGGCTTTCGAGTGCCCTGCCATGGATTTCGACGAGGGCGTGACGAGTTTGCGCAGCTACGGAGTAAACTCGTTTCTCCGGTCCTACTATCTGAAAGGGGGAGATGACAACAAAGACTATTCTGATTCGCCCCTTCTGCTGGTCCGACAGCCCGAGAAAGTCGTTCTCTTTGCCGACACTTATGGCAGTAGCAATCTATCCCACGCTCGCTGGAAAGCGGCCTCCGAACGTCATGGCGGCCATGTGAATTCCGTATTTGCCGACGGCCATGTCGAACAAGTTGCCGGGGACGATCCCGAGCCGAACACTTACAACAGCGTCTTCTGGCGGGGGAAGGATATTTAG
- a CDS encoding sodium:solute symporter family protein, translated as MKLSLLDWSIVVGFVAFLIGMAYAAQRYTRSVSGFLAADRSAGRYLLTLADGMAGLGAIAVIANFEKFYQAGFAASWWGLMMGPLGMIAALSGWVAYRYRETRAMTMAQYFEMRYSRKFRVYAGILAWFSGVLNYGVFPGITALFLIHFCGLPESFEWLGVTFSTFPFLMAVMLTIAACFTLFGGMITVMITDFFQGQFVNIVFLLIMGLLLWKISWSDIIATLETAPEGKSLLNPFDQGEIKDFNFWFFAIFGFKIFYNRLGWQGAQGYFCAAKSPHEQKMAGVLAEWRNGVTYLMFLIMPICAYVVMHNASFAGVAESTQVALSGINDPQVQKQMLTPMVMNQLFPIGLVGLFAAAMIAAAISTDDTQLHSWGSIFIQDVVLPFREKPFTPKQQLVLLRFSVIGVALFAFFWSWFFPLKDYLFMYMLLTGTIYLGGSGAVIIGGLYWRKATTQGAWTAMTVGMLIGITGIGLQAIWPSVPFLVEIAPKFPLNGAWLAMIAYICSIVSFVGVSLLTCKEPFELEKMLHRGKYALPDSRVKGDQYQGKGFWDRLLGFSDEFTRGDRIIYRLKVSWTSFWFVCFVVGTVLGLTIGIPDRIWGHWWLFTVLLGGMVGLITVVWFLTGGIKDLFSLFRHLKQARDESSEEEDDGSVHEFDEHRNDQGVPPETETVAARSPASKPSVP; from the coding sequence ATGAAATTATCCCTATTGGACTGGTCCATTGTCGTGGGTTTTGTCGCTTTCTTGATCGGCATGGCTTACGCGGCGCAGCGCTACACTCGATCGGTCTCCGGCTTCCTCGCGGCGGACCGTTCGGCGGGCCGATATCTGCTGACCTTGGCGGATGGCATGGCCGGATTGGGGGCGATCGCGGTGATCGCGAATTTCGAGAAGTTCTACCAAGCCGGTTTTGCGGCGAGTTGGTGGGGGTTGATGATGGGGCCGCTGGGTATGATCGCGGCTCTCTCGGGCTGGGTTGCTTATCGTTATCGGGAGACGAGGGCGATGACCATGGCACAGTATTTCGAAATGAGATACAGTCGGAAGTTTCGAGTTTATGCCGGAATCCTCGCTTGGTTCAGCGGTGTTTTGAACTACGGAGTATTTCCGGGGATTACCGCTCTCTTCCTTATCCATTTCTGCGGCTTGCCCGAATCTTTCGAGTGGCTCGGGGTTACCTTCAGCACTTTTCCCTTCCTCATGGCGGTGATGCTGACCATTGCCGCCTGCTTTACGCTTTTTGGCGGTATGATCACGGTGATGATCACGGACTTCTTCCAAGGCCAGTTCGTGAACATTGTGTTTCTTTTGATTATGGGCCTGCTTCTCTGGAAAATCAGTTGGAGCGACATCATCGCGACCTTGGAAACTGCTCCGGAGGGAAAGAGTCTGCTCAACCCCTTCGATCAGGGGGAGATCAAGGACTTCAACTTTTGGTTTTTCGCGATATTCGGCTTCAAGATCTTTTACAACCGTTTGGGTTGGCAGGGGGCGCAGGGATACTTCTGCGCGGCGAAGTCCCCCCACGAGCAAAAGATGGCAGGAGTATTGGCCGAATGGAGAAACGGCGTGACCTACCTAATGTTTTTGATCATGCCGATTTGCGCTTATGTGGTGATGCACAACGCTTCGTTTGCCGGAGTGGCAGAGTCGACGCAAGTGGCTCTGAGCGGGATTAATGATCCGCAAGTGCAAAAGCAAATGCTCACCCCGATGGTGATGAACCAGCTTTTTCCCATTGGCTTGGTGGGGTTGTTTGCTGCCGCCATGATCGCTGCGGCAATCTCGACGGACGATACCCAGCTGCATTCTTGGGGGAGTATTTTCATTCAGGACGTGGTTTTGCCATTCCGAGAGAAACCCTTCACGCCGAAGCAACAATTGGTGCTCTTGCGATTTTCGGTGATCGGTGTGGCCCTTTTCGCATTTTTCTGGAGTTGGTTTTTTCCGCTCAAAGACTACCTCTTCATGTATATGCTCCTCACCGGAACCATTTATCTGGGAGGATCGGGGGCGGTGATCATTGGCGGACTTTACTGGAGAAAGGCGACGACGCAAGGTGCATGGACCGCAATGACCGTCGGTATGCTGATCGGTATAACCGGGATTGGATTACAAGCCATATGGCCCTCGGTTCCATTCTTGGTCGAGATTGCGCCGAAGTTTCCGCTGAATGGGGCCTGGCTGGCCATGATTGCCTACATCTGCTCGATCGTGAGTTTTGTTGGGGTTTCCTTGCTCACGTGCAAAGAGCCTTTCGAACTCGAAAAGATGCTCCATCGCGGAAAGTACGCGCTTCCGGACTCGCGGGTGAAGGGGGATCAATATCAGGGCAAAGGTTTCTGGGATCGCTTGTTGGGATTTTCGGATGAGTTTACCCGGGGGGACCGAATCATTTATCGACTCAAAGTCAGTTGGACCTCTTTCTGGTTCGTTTGTTTTGTCGTTGGGACCGTTCTGGGGCTGACGATTGGGATTCCTGACCGTATCTGGGGGCATTGGTGGCTGTTCACGGTTTTACTCGGTGGAATGGTGGGGCTTATCACCGTAGTGTGGTTTCTCACCGGCGGCATCAAGGATCTCTTCTCGTTGTTCCGACACCTGAAGCAGGCTCGCGACGAGTCTTCGGAGGAAGAGGATGACGGATCTGTGCACGAATTCGACGAACATCGGAACGATCAAGGAGTCCCGCCGGAGACCGAGACGGTGGCGGCTCGGTCTCCCGCCTCGAAACCTTCGGTTCCATGA
- a CDS encoding right-handed parallel beta-helix repeat-containing protein, whose amino-acid sequence MKILNSFLLVGLLLPVAAFCEGAPTMPDRGLPQVLPVDHSVLYTPFPTLLWEEIRGAASYSVEISLDPDFEEIVDRDQISIPHYVPSHPLEAREYYWRATPVGDEIAKGGSTTVHRFEVRYPERIFDIPSGAEISTIERTIAEAAKQTPAVVRFPKNGKLRLVPSSSDLIRLQGVSDLIIEGRGCEVIFENPASGFARFVDCERITVRDLTIRFDPLPYAIGKIRSVDPSTGQFEVVMDHEELLPFDDPLLAKHWTWGVVLDGKVPGKMADDTPLVVSTEEGWVEKTIGDDGVAIYTLKLKAVHLGKFLVPGNKFIVFARKKGRGLVRIERGSDFTFYGLTNFGASAGHYTSFGSSGLKVIGCQSLIPDGQWAGGNADGLHVRSNLIGPWVQDCRFEGLGDDAIAIYAKGLFILSQDSETRIRVDGYLFDLNEGQRLRIFDPRTGKILVSEIGIADIEKMPAGSGGFPEEHFLLTLTEPLSVDLETGNEDPLLNDQVFNQTMANHRFVVRNNFFERIRRFGTVVRAVDGLIEGNRYDRISNIPIVLRNEPDLWRNGLNSENIRILNNTITNSGYVRGREEMGQIHVAFYKMGHELADSRSHRNLTISGNTIENWQDYGIAIRNASGVTITDNLLRSDEENFDNGRRHSAIFIDDSEGVFIQGNQIEDRRPLDAEVEITANTDSVVWVDESKN is encoded by the coding sequence ATGAAAATTTTGAATTCATTCTTACTGGTTGGATTGCTTTTGCCCGTTGCAGCCTTTTGCGAGGGCGCGCCAACGATGCCAGACCGTGGATTGCCGCAGGTCTTGCCGGTAGATCATTCGGTCCTCTACACGCCCTTTCCCACTTTGTTGTGGGAAGAAATCCGAGGGGCCGCTTCCTATTCGGTCGAGATTTCTCTTGATCCCGATTTTGAAGAGATCGTCGATCGCGACCAGATCTCGATTCCCCACTATGTGCCGTCTCACCCGCTGGAAGCGAGGGAGTATTACTGGCGGGCAACTCCAGTCGGGGACGAGATCGCAAAAGGGGGCTCAACGACGGTACATCGGTTCGAGGTCCGATATCCGGAACGGATCTTCGACATTCCATCGGGCGCGGAAATCTCCACGATCGAGCGCACCATTGCCGAAGCCGCGAAACAAACTCCCGCAGTCGTTCGGTTTCCCAAAAACGGGAAGCTTCGCTTGGTGCCGAGTTCTTCCGACCTGATTCGATTGCAGGGTGTCTCCGATCTGATCATCGAAGGGCGAGGGTGCGAAGTGATTTTTGAGAACCCGGCGAGCGGTTTCGCCAGATTCGTCGATTGCGAAAGGATTACCGTGCGAGACCTTACGATCCGATTCGATCCGTTGCCATATGCGATCGGGAAAATTCGGTCGGTCGATCCGTCGACCGGGCAATTCGAGGTCGTGATGGATCACGAGGAGTTGCTGCCGTTCGATGATCCGCTGCTGGCCAAGCATTGGACCTGGGGAGTTGTTCTCGATGGGAAGGTTCCGGGAAAAATGGCCGACGATACTCCCTTGGTTGTATCCACCGAGGAAGGGTGGGTTGAGAAAACGATCGGAGACGACGGTGTCGCGATCTACACCTTGAAACTGAAGGCTGTTCACCTTGGCAAATTTCTGGTTCCGGGAAACAAGTTCATTGTCTTCGCCCGGAAAAAAGGAAGAGGCCTCGTTCGGATCGAGAGAGGTTCCGATTTCACTTTTTATGGTCTTACGAACTTTGGGGCATCCGCCGGGCACTACACCAGTTTTGGCAGTTCGGGGTTGAAAGTGATTGGTTGCCAGTCGCTCATTCCGGACGGGCAGTGGGCCGGAGGGAATGCGGATGGGCTGCACGTTCGATCCAACCTCATTGGTCCCTGGGTCCAGGATTGTCGCTTCGAGGGGCTGGGAGACGATGCCATTGCAATCTACGCTAAAGGACTCTTTATCTTAAGCCAGGATTCCGAAACCCGGATTCGGGTAGACGGATATCTCTTCGATCTGAACGAGGGACAGCGCCTCCGGATCTTTGATCCGAGGACGGGAAAGATTCTCGTTTCGGAGATCGGAATCGCGGACATTGAAAAAATGCCCGCCGGCAGTGGAGGATTTCCGGAAGAGCACTTCCTCCTGACCTTAACAGAACCCCTCTCGGTTGACCTGGAGACGGGAAATGAAGATCCGCTTTTAAATGATCAGGTCTTCAATCAGACTATGGCAAACCATCGCTTCGTGGTCAGAAACAATTTTTTCGAGCGTATTCGACGGTTCGGGACCGTCGTGCGTGCAGTCGACGGTTTGATCGAGGGCAATCGATATGACCGGATCTCCAATATTCCTATCGTGCTTCGCAACGAGCCCGATCTGTGGAGAAATGGACTCAACAGCGAAAATATCCGGATCCTCAACAACACGATCACCAACTCCGGATACGTTCGGGGACGTGAAGAAATGGGGCAGATCCATGTAGCCTTTTACAAAATGGGGCACGAACTCGCCGATTCCCGCAGTCACCGGAACCTGACGATTTCTGGAAATACGATTGAGAACTGGCAGGACTATGGAATCGCGATTCGAAATGCGTCCGGAGTGACGATCACGGATAATCTCCTGCGTAGCGATGAGGAGAATTTCGACAATGGCCGCCGACACT